From the Vicugna pacos chromosome 30, VicPac4, whole genome shotgun sequence genome, the window ggatttttttttaataaataaataatgatccacttcctaccactggcaattatgataagactgagtataagttcttacaacaaatagtgtagaaatcataatttctacttgattcaaaccacttcttctataaaatttgaatcttttttcttcagacggatttgtgccatttgacctagtgataaaattttcaactggcttttattaaaaatattcaccatagtgagagtttattacatcaactattcctttatgggaaacccttgtgccttgtcactctctttcataatatttcctgtggaaaattcaatccttcattcaggaaaagtgtgagcaatatttctcatggaaatccgtcctaaactgcaacccaagaaaatgaaattgacactgagcagcccgtgaagccggcagacacatgcagtgcactgttgtgttcccgcctcgaatttctgtaaccagcagggaaatttgtatctcaagaaatagacataaacaattttcaggacctgagcacacagtttccctttcagggtttagtgggcttccagtTAATTCTATGAAaattgtttaaaacaacagaacaacagctgagatagggtttaaaaaacttttatttcattgaaaataaagccaactgactgttatcatttttactttatttgatctcactctcttactttaccttcccaacctcttccacaaaatgatggtgaacatcccctcctggatcagaaatctaagtagaaattaccaatcacattgaggtgtgctttgttgttttatttttcaaaacaaccaagtttcattcatatgatttaataattaagatcagaaacaaagtctactcaataaatggtagacaacacatgtcgtcatagctgctcatcaggtttggccccacgttacacacttttacatggacatgtgacatgtgctgtcatgggaaactgtgagtggggacaggacctctgctctcacagggcacacagcctggtggggcaggcggtgttcaatcattgcccttttctctttaatatacttacaaattatgggaaatgctatttaaaaagaacaaaatgagtcaatgaaagtgaaaaatacaaggacagtatttaggctgagggaagacagggaatctctttgaagatctgacactccactgagacccaaaggacaactctggcactgaaggtgaagggcagggacacactgataaagggctgaaatccagaatataccaaaatttctttacactcaacaagaaggatgaataacctgattaaaaaatgagcaaaatgcctgaacacacacctcatcaaagaagaaatctggatgccaaagaagcctttggaaagatgctccacagcacctgtcatcaaggggatgcagactgaaacagcgagataccactgcacacctgtcagaactgccaaaatgcagaacactgacagcaccgaatgctggtgaggatgtggagcaccagaaattataatgcattgttggtgggaatgaaaaatggcccaggtactttggaagacggtctggcaattttttacagagctagacgtaattctagcATATGAtctggcaactgtgctccttggtgtttactcgatgaaatggaaacttatgttcacacacaaatctgcatacagatgttaatagcagctttattcatactcaacaggattcagaagcaactaagctcttcttcagtaggtgaatggataaataaactgtggtcccgccagaaaatggactattatttggtgctaaaatgaaatgagttatcaaggaatggaaagacatggaggaaccttaaatgcatattaccaagtgaaagaagccaatctgggaagtttcagcaactgtctgattccaactgtatggtgttctgggaaagggaaaaacacagagactgaaagatcagtggctgccagaggctagaggggaaagagcaatgaatgaggtgcagcacggagcattttaaggtcactaagacacacgactctgtatgatgctgtgatggtggatacatgtcattgtacatctgtccaaaaccacagagtgcacaacacaatgtgtaaatcctagtgtcaactatgggctatgggtgatgatgacatgtcagtgtaggttcacccattgtcacaaatgtacactctggtgcaggtgtcaatattgaggaggctgtgggggcaaactgcagttcatacacccaatccagccccagccaccgctgttaataaagctctatgggtgtgtggactatctggctgttctggcatctaaacagtagagctgagcagctgcaccagagatcaggaggttttcagaccctgaaatatttacccccaagcccttgaaaggaaaagtctgctgagccctgttctaaatgaatcaagattcaccctgatgaggcaggacagcagggcccaaaccaggcatggttaatggggctgaagcaatgttttagttccaacacatttgctgaagtcctgcaagtccagtgacagactgtagccaggaagcgtctgcaggaggagtcgggagcaggccttcccgccaggctccgggatgccgggggccgcgtgccgcacgggggccacccgcttgaagaaggtggacttgcagtggaagccgatcaactcgtagagctcgcagaggatgctgcacggctgaattttctcctcagaacgctgaagcacagggagaaaagcaacaagcatctgaatgaaacacgtaagtgaaaaaagacccataaaaatggttttcccttaaaacagagacccgatgacacaggaaggaagaggaaggctgacttagtgcactgatgggaccggatgcagaaacgcagggaagcagcactgtgcagacactccagaccccctctgggccccacctctccgcattccacctgtacctttactagaaaagcccgtattccctgaaatagaggaatctgctacctaaacatgggacacagagaagggaaagaggaaaaggaagggaaagtaaaggaacaacagttcatctagaccctagggtctgggcgagactttcaccaaacacacaacttctcaaagcacagagcgcacagggagaggctgacagagtgactgcgacttctgctcctaaagcacccagctacctgtcagcacacgctgcgcccattactgaatcattacaatcatctcagaaacaactactaccccggctcacaggcaaggaaatctgaaactcggggaggaattattatcatcctggacaaagtcccacagcccagtagtctcagagcctccggcagaccctgggctaaaatgctcctcatcaccacgggccctgagactcaggctgaggccacgtcaggtctgcacgggcccagagcacagtctgtgggacagggaatgctcccactcgaagtgccaggtcaaggccctcaggaacttgtgtaatgaaaccaaatccccaaactcatttccaacccactgccctgtccgggaggactgctcggcacaactgcgctgtcacctgtgcacaggctgagcaaggggcccagacagtgatgtgacatcccagtggaagtggctcggagaccacttcatcacaggacagattctcccggcttccaacgttaactctccattccatttccaactggaaagtaagtttagacttgttttcctctcttagaaacaaagagagcggtaacatcagagggaaactcaagactgaggaagagtctcctggtcatttgcaaggataggccggggagggaacagagacagggatcagaaagacccgtgttccagtccaaagtctgcacgtcactcgctttgacagtttcctttttaatacaggtgataaaatctaattatgatttttgggaaaactaaatgaaataacgtattccactagcataggtgtaaaatcctccatgagtgttccagaaatggacgtgatcgtggttagttactgtctgccaattcttgtgttctcagctcacatcacccaaccagagatgtgcgagagaatgcctcaccagccagcagccttctccaacttggaaacttacagtgtccgaagagcaggcagtgttggatgctttgcggcactctggaggtagcactccagtgatgactttaaaaagctggggagaatttaggggaccatacagttcaaatacagagtactcattccatgtctacaaatattcatctctagccatgatgattaagagaggaaatacatattcaaacatacatcattttcccacataagtgcatcaaaacaatttggaaagagtgtaactttcttctctagatcacacagcggggattacaaggtttgtactgacagccctacttgcaaatcatctgcaaacataactgggtccactatcagtcatcataatttgaagggaatgttagaaaagaaaaaagccaagctaatactctccaatcttttgtttggttacgatgtcacagaggagatggacagctcaataaggaaccactctgccgtgatcaaggagccggggagcgggatgtgcggcaagatgtatgacgcagccgcaactgtgcccatgattctaggcaggaacccaaagtcaccttgacaaggtgtgaaacgtttatgcccacgtcctcataacctgacatgtattaaggagaaatggaaacttataaacggccaatacccttggtggatacaccgtccaaaaagcaaagtcacagtttgacaactggccatcccggtaccttgggattcattcttgaagaaccttaaaaaccactcctctgtcctcaagaagtgctgcctactagtcctatctttggctcatggataccacatgttgaagtgaacttcaatgtctgcacagatttgactgtctttctccaggttcacttgtccattctgaagaggcctgagttaagtccaaattccttaagattaattccctccagtgacaactcaacgagcctgtaattacaagccaactgaacaggactgtcctcagcgaaaaatgtcaccaacccttcactgctttcttaaactcctctcctggttaattgcaacatactaacaccaccctccaccaagttccccaactatgtcaaatagaaagtaaggtccataaaagaggagacaactccatagtcacctttgaattcctagcataaagtaatgtcaataaatagaactatgataatggcttctttcctttaaaacctttctggttatttaaatgagaccatggaagggaggtgtttgagtccagtatcttgatccagaagactctggaggcctttttcagaatggctgtccactgattcattcaaaacacaccttctctttccgggaggagctgtgattttctgccatgggtttgtggtcactctcatgccagagcagctttaaactaaatccttactttggatatgttattttttcccgcttccaaaaaattttactttccttacttccttgccttgaggaatgcttttattcttttctttctaattcaaccttttataaagcaggattctcaggatgtgcttggccttatataagaacagccatccaactcccagtgtgagaggccacaggctcacctcctgccctcctgccagggcaactgaaactcagttcaggagccaaccggcaccccagggcttctaaggctcacgtatctcccagaatccctgctttctggtttgtcttggcttctgagaatttcccctcactttcttgacaattagctgtgcagcttgaaagatgaggaaggaaggttttatttcttaatcagaatttaaaggaacttatgtaatgaagcttttcacgagtttctagaaccctccattgctgagacagaaaacacacaagatattttctaaatttagttatcatgtgcattttttctttgcttttgttttgttaactgctaatagacattttttaattaaaaaataaaataaggtcccaaataagatagaaaattgaaggggcaaacaaaattaaagagcaaagacagaaaaatgataagtactctacaaagttaatagaataaatacactatgggtcagaccagcaattctcagtaacagctaattgaaacctgaccatgaggtaaaacgtctctcctgtcaggagatgaccaacagaaaatagaattaaatcaacaacctaaaattctaagtctggcgaggtatagaagtctaccagctaagtgtgtcttcttctggaaaagagggagactcaccagctcttttctgtggagcctgagcccaggggaggacagtgaagtgtgttctgtaagtacccaattagcaaagtgagtgatgaataaagagatgtgagctttgatgagagatgatactactattcacttgtcctgtaaagtatgtcttcgcattcagagatcaatatctcagcaggaaaatgcacagcccaggaccagaccacttctgtgattgtgacactgcacttagatgtctcaagggcacctccaactccacctgcaaagagctaacttcacggtgttcctcccatagccatcctgcccagggcccttggtcgggggcaaggtctccctgcctctcccagctcaggccaatcactcacagatgtgacaagacccctccttcaggggcaaatttcctcagtcaacgagatccaccacccacacctgtcctaccaggtactcactggcactccctcagcactgactctgtgctggggaccatgctgcacactgtgcacacgttatctcactggatctacacagcagtcctgggagttcggtacatcactgcttctattgattagataaattgtttcacttccttgggtgtgtcatccaaagtgacacggctactgagccacaaacctgggactgaaaatcacttgaaaattgaacactgctacacctcgcagccaccctactctgactcatcacatcacctcctgccgagccttctaaatgtttctaagcattctacaagacaaaagtgatctacgagagcatcgcactagcctacttaaaatctgtcaatgacggtccactgctcttaggagaaagccccaccgggcctgagcacagcccaacggcccggcatccgctttccctgcgcggccacgccgcctcacccaccacgcagctctacacgtgcagcgtccaggacagggatgctgactccgtacaacccggggctcgtctcactcaaacaatgatcaccctcttcagtggttaccttcttcaatactgaatctcagaaaaatattttctctggatgaatcaatatctttttccttacaacttcccatcattgataatgagctccccccaaaagagagaagacctaatcctcagtctccttatctgtaaagtgcaaataacagggaaatatgagaggttttattagaagtaatattcatgtgaggctgagggacaattcccaacatacagtaagtactcaatatgtgcttacttaatattaataagaatagattacattccagcaaccttaaatcaatgctttatggctttgtctaaaagactaccgacaaactgttggacgaactgttttgagcagatcagcacaagtgtactgggcgaggtaagcgctgactccagttacagctgcaaccaaccagcactacggggcgggagcagtttgctcaaactcttacatgttgcttgagcatttagttgtagttattgaataaagacaggtattatttactcaaagctcctgaaacataaatcttcaaagattgatgcaaattatgtttcaagtacaacactctcactagaaattacttgaaaattatagtcttagctcctccacacatcaaaacagcattttcctaatgtatctgactatgtactctgaaaggattgtttaaaagaaattaagatgaagccatcctgaataagatctcagtatcatctacacaaaccccacccaaaggtctcatttctcacttccacataggtgttcagatggcttaagctgggtcttggtttcttatgacacgggggtgggaagaattgtggatagatcaatgtagcaaatataaacctagtgtatttgctatgtaggaatcctagaaataaataaattgatatatatagtcccacccttatgaagctaagccgttccatttacaactgcataaaaaataaaatgagagatacatttaacaaaagtttacaagatttgtacattgaatattttgaagtatcaccaaaaaaatttaaaatatcttcatatatggaaggcatcccatgatcatgcaatggtagaaaatattgttaaaaatgttaagacttcccaaagtaatctacatatttaatggaatccctatcaaaattccagctgacttctttgcaaaaattgaaaaactgatcccaaaattcatattgaaagcaagggacccaggtcagccaaaacaatcttgaaaaagaagagcaaatttggaggactcactcaaaggttacagcaaatctatagcactcaagtcattatgcttctgtcataagtttggatgcagaaatctatgagacacaataaaaaatcctggggggaaacttacatttacagtcagttttccagaaatgtgccaacaacactccattgaaagtatagtctatccaacaaatggagcagagacacctgggtatctgaaggcaaaagaatgaatctggaatctggaccccgtattttatataacaaatattaattcaaaatggatcacagacagaaacgtaaaaactaaatatatgaactttctaaaagaagacatagtatgaatctttgtggtcataggataggctatggcttcctagatacaataccaagagcacaagtgataaaacaaaatagataaaatggacttcatcaaattaaaatcatttgttacaaaggacaacatcaagagtgtgaaatgaaaggggaaaggggtagctcaaatgatagagtgcgtgctaaggaagaaaaacaaaatgaataaatctaattacctcccctataaagaaattgttttaatgtttaaaaaaattaaagtgaaatgacaatctgcagaataggagaaaaatcttgcaaagcatatatctaataagagactagtatccaggatataaaacaaatgcttacaactgaacaatacaaagaaaatcgacccaattttttaatttgccaaggatttaaatagatacacaattggccaataagcatctgaaaagatggtcagcatcactagcgaaatcaaaatcaaaatgagatctcattttaaactcactaggatggttataatcaaaacatggacaataacaagtgtcaatcaggaggcagagaaatggataccctcaatatgcagccgttggaaaggggcaatggcgcagcttctttggaagagcccgatgtttcctcaaaaggttagagttatgtggctgagcaattccactcctacatgtagagtcatccttcagtgtcctcggggggttggtttcaggaacccccaacctggataccataatccaaggatgatcaagtccctttgcaatcagccatctggatccatgaagtggaaactacagatatggtgggccaactgtacagccaacagaatggaaatgtattctcacaaaaacttgcacatcaatattcatagcagtatcattcagagtagctaaaagtcactaaaaatatccatccatcaatgaatggataaacaaaattaccaagaatagtcccacaaacttttggtaattgaatctttgacaaaggaggtgagaacatacaattgagcaaagacagcctcttcagcaaatggtgcagggaaaactgcacagctgcatgtaaatcaatgaagttagactaccccctcacaacatacaaaaaaatgaattcaaaatggcttaaagacttaaaattgtagacaagacactataaacctcttagaagaagacataggcaaaacatctgacatatatctcaacaatattttccaagagcagtctactcaagcaatagaaatacaagcaaaaatatacaagtgggttctaattaaacttacaagcttttgcacagaaaagaaaacaaaaattaaagcaaaaagacaacctatggagtgggagaaaatagttgcattaaatgaaagtgacaagggcttatttcccagaatatgtaaacagcttttacacttgataaaaaagaaaaacaaacaattcaatccaaaaatgggcagaagacctaaagaaacatttctccaatgaagacatacaaacggccaataggcacatgaaaaaatgctcaataacattatcagagaaatgcaaatcaaaactgcaaacaagtatcacctttcaccagtcagaatagccatcattcagaagttcatagacactaaatgctggagaggctgtggagaattgggaacactcctacactgtggtgggaatgcagtttggtggagccattgtggaaaactgtatagaggttcctcaaaagacaaaaccttgtgggcccagatgacacagcaatcccattccagggcatatatccgtaaggaaacgtaattcaaaaagacactttcaccccaatgttcacagcagcattatttacaatatcaagacatggaaacaacctaaatgtccactgacagacgactggataaagaggttgtagtatatatgtccaatagactactattcagcaataaaataataataaaataatgccatttgcagcaatatgaatggaccaggagaatgacattctaagtgaaataagccagaaagagaaagaaaaataccatatgagatcgctcacatgaggaatctaaaaaaaaaaaaaaacaaaaacaaaaacaaaggaacaaaaagataaacttatctacagaacagaaacagacacagagacatagaaaccaaactatggttaccagaggggagagggtgtggaatgaataaattgggagttcaagatttgcagatgctgagtatgtatacaataaacagcaagtatatactgtatagcacaggagaatatatttaataacttatagtaacttatgtttaaaaagaatatgaaaatgaatgcaggtatgttcctatttaactgaagttttgtgctgtacacaagaaactgatgcaacactataaactgactagacttcaatgaaaatatttttaaatagaccaaaaacg encodes:
- the LOC140690316 gene encoding trafficking protein particle complex subunit 9-like isoform X2, whose amino-acid sequence is MDNLEAWNGTELELLQRSEEKIQPCSILCELYELIGFHCKSTFFKRVAPVRHAAPGIPEPGGKACSRLLLQTLPGYSLSLDLQDFSKCVGTKTLLQPH